In Salarias fasciatus chromosome 2, fSalaFa1.1, whole genome shotgun sequence, one genomic interval encodes:
- the chrnb5b gene encoding neuronal acetylcholine receptor subunit beta-2 codes for MAAPVKAASALLVLTVATALCAEVEERLVSHLLSPERYNKLIRPAVNNSQQVTIYIQVSLAQLINVNEREQIMTTNCWLTQGWNDYRLMWDPEEYEGIKKIRLPSQHIWLPDIVLYNNADGTYEVSFYSNAVVSNNGEVAWLPPAIYKSACKIEVRDFPFDQQNCTLKFRSWTYDHTEIDLILLSDFASRDDFKPSGEWDIVSLPGRKNEDPNDIRYLDITYDFIIKRKPLFYTINLIIPCILITSLAILVFYLPSDCGEKMTLCISVLLALTVFLLLISKIVPPTSLAVPLIGKYLMFTMVLVTFSIVTSVCVLNVHHRSPSTHTMPAWVKRVFLYRLPSFLFMRRPGSSNIREKFRKKHQKQKYSDQKRCGADGGMGGTAGMADSSSSLYINEDSAKRYGWRIGDLSENTEFRKRMTLKSNIDVEDAVDGVRYIAEKMKSEDDDEGIIEDWKYVAMVIDRLFLWIFVCVCVVGTMGLFMQPLFQSYNTPIVEDMEHN; via the exons ATGGCAGCCCCGGTGAAAGCAGCATCAGCTCTCCTGGTTCTCACCGTGGCAA CTGCCTTGTGcgcggaggtggaggagcggctgGTCAGTCACCTGTTGTCACCGGAGCGCTACAATAAGCTGATCAGACCAGCTGTTAACAACAGCCAGCAGGTCACCATTTACATCCAGGTGTCTCTGGCTCAGCTGATCAATGTG aaTGAAAGAGAGCAGATCATGACCACCAACTGTTGGCTCACTCAG GGTTGGAATGACTACAGATTAATGTGGGATCCTGAAGAGTACGAGGGAATTAAGAAAATCCGACTCCCGTCACAACACATCTGGCTGCCAGATATTGTCCTCTATAACAA TGCTGATGGGACCTACGAAGTGTCTTTCTACTCCAACGCTGTGGTTTCCAACAACGGTGAGGTTGCCTGGCTCCCACCGGCAATCTACAAGTCGGCTTGCAAAATTGAAGTCCGCGATTTCCCCTTCGACCAGCAGAACTGCACGCTCAAGTTTCGCTCTTGGACCTACGACCACACTGAGATCGATCTTATCCTCCTCAGTGATTTTGCTTCACGTGACGACTTCAAACCCAGCGGTGAGTGGGACATAGTCTCACTGCCTGGACGGAAGAACGAAGACCCGAATGATATCAGATACCTGGATATCACCTATGACTTCATTATCAAAAGGAAACCTCTGTTCTACACCATCAACCTGATCATCCCCTGCATCCTGATCACATCTTTAGCTATTCTGGTCTTCTACCTCCCATCAGACTGTGGTGAGAAGATGACTCTTTGTATCTCCGTCCTTCTGGCCCTGACTGTGTTTTTACTCCTGATCTCTAAGATTGTGCCACCCACATCTTTAGCAGTGCCTCTGATTGGGAAGTACCTGATGTTCACCATGGTGCTGGTCACCTTCTCCATTGTCACTAGCGTTTGTGTTCTCAATGTGCACCATCGGTCTCCCAGTACTCACACCATGCCAGCTTGGGTCAAACGCGTTTTCTTGTACCGACTCCCGTCCTTCCTCTTCATGCGGAGACCTGGCAGCTCCAACATTCGTGAGAAGTTTCGGAAAAAACACCAGAAGCAGAAGTACTCTGATCAGAAGCGGTGTGGGGCGGACGGTGGGATGGGAGGCACCGCCGGGATGGCCGATTCGTCCTCGTCCCTGTACATCAATGAGGACTCAGCCAAACGCTACGGCTGGAGGATCGGCGACCTGTCGGAGAACACCGAGTTCAGGAAGAGGATGACGCTCAAGAGCAACATCGACGTGGAGGACGCGGTGGATGGAGTCCGCTACATCGCAGAGAAGATGAAgagtgaggatgatgatgagggg ATCATTGAAGACTGGAAATATGTGGCGATGGTGATCGACCGTCTCTTTCTGTGGATcttcgtgtgtgtttgtgttgtcgGGACAATGGGCCTCTTCATGCAACCTCTGTTCCAGAGTTACAACACCCCCATTGTCGAAGACATGGAGCATAACTGA